TGCCGTTGAATGGTGGAGAGCCGGTATTGACCTCGAGTATCGGCACGACGGGAGTGCGTGACCCGCATATCATCCGTAATCCCGAAACCGGGACATACTATATTATCGCCACCGATCTTCGCGTGTTCGGCGGCAAGCTCGAGGATGGTACGAACTGGTACGACTGGTCGCACCATGGCAGCACGAACCTTATCGTCTGGGAATCCGACGACTTGCTGCATTGGAGGGGACCGAGGACTTTGGACGTTTCGCGGCCACGGCATTATGCGGTTGAAGGTGAATATCATTACGGATGCCCTGATGGGTTCGGCGGTGAAGGCGGCGTTGACCGCAATGGCGTTGACGGCCTCAACGGTGACGAAGGCGTTCGCAGTGACGAAGACGGTTATGGCAATGGGGATGCCGACATCACCGCGAGCAACCGCTTGGAACTCGGTATGGCATGGGCCTGCGAATGCCTGTGGGTGCCCGATTATTATCCGGAAAATCATGTCGGAGGCCGAGGCGCGTTCGTGATGTATTGGTCATCGAAGGTCTTTGCGCCTGACGATACGGAGCATCGTGACGCAGCCGTCCACGACACCGTCCTGTGGGGGGCCACGACGGATTTCACGCAACGGACCTTTGAATTCGGCGGCAGGTTCATCGACACCGGCGGCGACTCCATCGACACCACGATGATTCAGCGGACGCAGGCCGACGGCTCGCAGCGCACCTACCGCATCACCAAGGACAACACATTCGGTCGAGGCATCTGGATGGATGCCACGGACGCGAAGCGCTGGTGGAGGCCGGGCACCGCGTGGCGGACCATTCAGACCAATATCGGCGACAACTACGATGCCGGCAACGGCGAGGAGGGGCCGGCCGTGTTCGCCGACCATACGGCGGATGTGAACCGTTGGTATCTGCTGGTCGACGTCATTCCCTCGACCGGCTACCAGCCTATGGTCTCCGATGATCTCGAGCAAGGTTGGATACCGCTGGATGCCAACGATTTCAGCCTCTCTGCGCATACCAAGCACGGCGGTGTGCTTTCGCTGGACCGCAGTGCCTACGAGCGCTTGCGCCGGGCCGATTGGAGCTGAAGATGGCTGGTCGCAGCGATATCTTGCTGCTTGTCTTTTGTCGCTTACGCAATACGCAGATAATGTCGTCATTCGCTTCGACGGATCTTGTTCCTGCCATGAATCGGTCACTAACGCCCCTTGACGTTT
The window above is part of the Bifidobacterium sp. ESL0704 genome. Proteins encoded here:
- a CDS encoding glycoside hydrolase family 43 protein, whose product is MAEEAASLPGPYGYLMVHFKEDPNGYAERIYFDLTDGDDPTHWLPLNGGEPVLTSSIGTTGVRDPHIIRNPETGTYYIIATDLRVFGGKLEDGTNWYDWSHHGSTNLIVWESDDLLHWRGPRTLDVSRPRHYAVEGEYHYGCPDGFGGEGGVDRNGVDGLNGDEGVRSDEDGYGNGDADITASNRLELGMAWACECLWVPDYYPENHVGGRGAFVMYWSSKVFAPDDTEHRDAAVHDTVLWGATTDFTQRTFEFGGRFIDTGGDSIDTTMIQRTQADGSQRTYRITKDNTFGRGIWMDATDAKRWWRPGTAWRTIQTNIGDNYDAGNGEEGPAVFADHTADVNRWYLLVDVIPSTGYQPMVSDDLEQGWIPLDANDFSLSAHTKHGGVLSLDRSAYERLRRADWS